The following are from one region of the Amycolatopsis sp. QT-25 genome:
- a CDS encoding TetR/AcrR family transcriptional regulator, with product MGARTRLIDTAANLLAEEGVGAVTLRGIAKAAGVSHGAPLRHFSGRAALLSAVATRGYTELLDRGTGLPEGTPRERLVAACHGYLDFALAHPAMFELMFRRDLIDPGDPELARVSSAVFDFFAAMVAELQEGGWHPSTDPRLLASSLWASLHGLAQLWLWGGLAGASFAPSPERALAVTLDAYLGP from the coding sequence GTGGGCGCCCGAACCCGCTTGATCGACACCGCGGCGAACCTCCTGGCCGAAGAAGGCGTCGGCGCCGTGACGCTGCGCGGCATCGCCAAGGCCGCCGGTGTTTCGCACGGCGCGCCGCTACGGCATTTCTCCGGCCGCGCCGCCCTGCTCTCGGCGGTCGCCACCCGCGGCTACACCGAACTGCTCGATCGGGGCACCGGCCTGCCGGAGGGGACACCGCGCGAGCGGCTCGTCGCGGCCTGCCACGGTTACCTCGATTTCGCGCTGGCCCATCCGGCGATGTTCGAGCTGATGTTCCGTCGCGACCTCATCGACCCCGGCGATCCCGAGCTCGCGCGGGTGAGCAGCGCGGTGTTCGATTTCTTCGCCGCGATGGTCGCGGAACTGCAGGAAGGCGGCTGGCATCCGTCGACCGACCCACGGCTGCTCGCGTCCTCCCTGTGGGCGTCGCTGCACGGTCTCGCCCAGCTGTGGCTGTGGGGCGGGCTGGCGGGGGCGAGCTTCGCACCGTCACCGGAGAGGGCGCTGGCCGTCACGCTGGATGCCTATCTCGGGCCGTGA
- a CDS encoding DUF2786 domain-containing protein, whose translation MPDHDTLLARVRKLLAKAEDPAVTEAEAESYNTKAAELIARYGIDQALLAASGATADEITQIMIPLDNPYSRDKAGLLTNIAHPLRCRALLHRLGQSVTAVTVFGFRSDLERTELLYTSLLLQATTQLTRVRPENRVFAGESLAAYRRTWLHGFSGAVYERLRNSEDTAARTHTTAAGHRSAELVIQDRTAMVKQAYDEQYGDLRSAPPRRLSGSGYLDGHSAGERANLNTTGITGRRRALPVR comes from the coding sequence ATGCCCGATCATGACACGCTGCTCGCGCGCGTCCGGAAACTCCTCGCGAAGGCGGAGGACCCGGCGGTCACCGAGGCCGAAGCCGAGTCGTACAACACCAAGGCCGCCGAACTGATCGCCCGGTACGGCATCGATCAGGCGTTGCTGGCCGCCTCCGGGGCGACGGCGGACGAGATCACCCAGATCATGATCCCGCTCGACAACCCGTACAGCCGGGACAAGGCCGGACTGCTCACGAACATCGCGCATCCGCTGCGCTGCCGGGCCCTGCTGCACCGGCTCGGCCAGTCGGTCACCGCGGTGACGGTGTTCGGCTTCCGCTCCGATCTGGAACGGACGGAACTGCTGTACACGAGCCTGCTGCTGCAGGCGACCACCCAGCTGACCCGGGTCCGCCCGGAGAACCGGGTGTTCGCGGGCGAATCCCTGGCCGCGTACCGGCGCACCTGGCTGCACGGTTTCTCCGGCGCGGTCTACGAACGGCTCCGCAACAGTGAGGACACCGCGGCCCGCACCCACACCACCGCGGCGGGTCATCGCTCCGCCGAACTGGTCATCCAGGACCGGACGGCGATGGTCAAACAGGCGTACGACGAACAGTACGGAGACCTGCGCTCGGCACCGCCGAGGCGGTTGTCCGGCAGCGGCTACCTCGACGGTCATTCCGCCGGCGAGCGCGCCAACCTCAACACCACCGGGATCACCGGACGGCGCCGCGCGCTGCCCGTGCGCTGA
- a CDS encoding GNAT family N-acetyltransferase has translation MIVIEDLATRPGLREPALALGGVGGEFLQHDPAGLLAKSSHLAARWPEYFLILLEDDVPVARAAAVPVGFPTAERPELPDHGWDAALLWAAEDLMSTRETNTLIALEVMVAPGRRGGGLATKALEALRKRAWETGMRKLVVPVRPAGKEHSPALSFEDYIARRRPDGLPEDPWLRTHERLGARFAKVAPFAMTVTGTFAQWKAWTGVELRDGLTAVPGGIAPVLASSALDLGVYVEPNVWLEHLVVQPGTC, from the coding sequence ATGATCGTGATCGAAGACCTGGCCACCCGGCCCGGCTTGCGCGAGCCCGCGCTCGCCCTCGGCGGTGTCGGCGGCGAATTCCTCCAGCACGACCCGGCCGGTCTGCTGGCGAAGTCGTCCCATCTCGCCGCCCGCTGGCCGGAATACTTCCTCATTCTGCTGGAAGACGATGTCCCGGTGGCGAGAGCGGCCGCCGTCCCGGTCGGCTTTCCGACGGCCGAACGTCCGGAACTGCCGGACCACGGCTGGGACGCCGCCTTGCTCTGGGCCGCCGAAGATCTGATGAGCACCCGTGAGACGAATACGCTGATCGCGCTCGAAGTGATGGTCGCGCCAGGCCGTCGTGGTGGCGGCCTGGCCACAAAAGCGTTGGAAGCATTGAGAAAGCGCGCCTGGGAAACAGGTATGCGCAAGCTCGTCGTGCCGGTCCGTCCGGCCGGGAAGGAGCATTCGCCAGCACTGTCCTTTGAGGACTACATCGCCCGTCGTCGCCCGGACGGGCTGCCGGAGGATCCGTGGCTGCGCACACATGAGCGGCTCGGCGCCCGGTTCGCCAAAGTGGCGCCGTTCGCGATGACGGTCACCGGCACCTTCGCCCAGTGGAAGGCGTGGACCGGCGTCGAACTCCGGGACGGCCTCACGGCCGTACCGGGCGGGATCGCGCCGGTGCTCGCTTCCTCGGCACTGGACCTCGGCGTCTACGTGGAGCCGAACGTCTGGTTGGAGCACCTGGTAGTTCAGCCCGGCACCTGCTAG
- a CDS encoding metalloregulator ArsR/SmtB family transcription factor translates to MTATGPSGDELLRLLGALANPHRLRIVAALRAERAYVSQLARELGISRALLQLHLRKLEAAGLVSAALELSEDGKAMKFYEVSPFVVELSPDTIAAAAPTLSTPAPGNEGERP, encoded by the coding sequence ATGACCGCCACCGGACCGTCCGGCGACGAGCTGCTGCGGCTACTGGGTGCGCTGGCGAATCCACACCGCTTGCGGATCGTCGCGGCGTTGCGCGCGGAGCGCGCGTACGTGAGTCAGTTGGCGCGAGAGCTCGGCATCAGCCGGGCGCTGTTGCAGCTCCACCTGCGCAAACTGGAGGCGGCCGGGCTCGTGTCGGCCGCACTGGAGCTGTCGGAGGACGGGAAGGCGATGAAGTTCTACGAGGTGAGTCCGTTCGTGGTCGAGCTGAGCCCGGACACCATCGCCGCCGCGGCGCCGACGCTGAGCACACCGGCACCCGGCAACGAGGGGGAACGACCGTGA
- a CDS encoding MMPL family transporter, with translation MLPEKIAAWSLRHRAVTLVGWVALVVFALLPGMVLNGESRRSTDPGESGRAQTALHAQNAFEPLRENVLVQAKEPGSRPFATDEELRRATEDLVTTLTRSGSVTDVRSPLAADGADRISADGASGLVGFSIAGGKKDIRPNFEIAAALVDEVASRHPSARLGQSGDLSLSTVVDKGIREDVKRSELFSLPLTLMILLIVFGALVAASVPLLLAGTTVAATFGFLSVVDDFTPINSATTVITLLIGMAVGVDYSLFFLRRQREERARGHSVNDSIRSAARTSGHVVVVSGVTVVLCVSGLVFTGLDNFTGLAISTAFVVGLAVLGAVTVLPALLSLLGDKVDRGRIPWLGKRRTAAEKSRFWSATARVVTRRPSLWGGLAVALLILLTLPALGMRLQDPTPAESLPRSVATIDAAVRTQEAFPGVVYPATVVLTAENGGPVDSPALRSAITDLDRRIGETSGVLNKPVAVANVDDAVVVRVPLSGAGRDAEADAALAKLRTEVLPETIGEVGGVEFAVSGRTASARDFADRVVERMPLVFGFVLLAAFVLLLLAFRSVAVALGSILLNLLSIGAAYGVLTWIFQDGHFASLLGFTPYGGVVGWLPMFMFVLLFGLSMDYHIFILSRIRERRAEGAVTAIVQGTGTSAGVISGAAVIMVGVFSVFITLSAIEYKMLGVGMAVAVLIDATLVRGVLLPAFLASLGERAWRRDRKSVAPERDPELSSPHA, from the coding sequence ATGCTGCCCGAAAAGATCGCCGCCTGGTCCCTGCGGCACCGCGCGGTCACCCTCGTCGGCTGGGTCGCCCTCGTGGTGTTCGCCCTGCTGCCGGGAATGGTGCTGAACGGCGAAAGCCGGCGAAGCACCGATCCCGGTGAGTCCGGTCGCGCGCAGACCGCTTTGCACGCCCAGAACGCCTTCGAACCCTTACGCGAGAACGTCCTCGTCCAGGCGAAGGAACCCGGCTCACGACCGTTCGCCACCGACGAGGAACTCCGGCGGGCGACCGAAGACCTGGTCACCACCCTCACCCGATCCGGCTCCGTCACCGACGTGCGCTCACCGCTGGCCGCCGACGGCGCCGACCGGATCTCCGCCGACGGCGCGTCCGGCCTCGTCGGCTTCTCGATCGCCGGCGGGAAGAAGGACATCCGCCCGAACTTCGAAATCGCGGCCGCGCTGGTCGACGAGGTCGCTTCCCGGCATCCGTCGGCCCGGTTGGGCCAGTCCGGAGATCTCAGCCTGTCGACCGTGGTCGACAAGGGCATCCGGGAGGACGTCAAGCGGTCGGAACTGTTTTCGCTGCCACTGACCTTGATGATCCTGCTGATCGTCTTCGGTGCGCTGGTCGCGGCGTCGGTCCCGTTGCTGCTGGCGGGCACGACCGTCGCGGCGACCTTCGGCTTCCTGTCCGTCGTCGACGACTTCACCCCGATCAACAGCGCGACGACGGTGATCACCCTGCTCATCGGGATGGCGGTGGGCGTCGACTATTCGCTGTTCTTCCTCAGGCGGCAGCGAGAAGAACGCGCGCGTGGCCACTCCGTCAACGACTCGATCCGCAGTGCGGCGCGGACGTCCGGACACGTCGTGGTCGTCTCCGGCGTCACGGTCGTCCTGTGCGTGAGCGGACTGGTGTTCACCGGACTCGACAACTTCACCGGTCTCGCGATCAGCACGGCGTTCGTGGTCGGATTAGCCGTACTCGGCGCGGTCACCGTGCTGCCGGCCCTGCTTTCGCTGCTGGGCGACAAGGTCGACCGCGGCCGGATTCCCTGGCTGGGCAAGCGCCGCACCGCGGCGGAGAAGTCACGGTTCTGGTCCGCGACGGCCCGGGTCGTCACCCGGCGGCCGTCACTGTGGGGAGGGCTCGCGGTGGCGCTGCTGATCCTGCTCACGCTGCCCGCGCTCGGCATGCGGCTGCAGGATCCGACACCGGCGGAGAGCCTGCCGCGGTCGGTCGCGACGATCGACGCCGCCGTCCGCACCCAGGAAGCCTTCCCGGGAGTCGTCTACCCCGCGACGGTGGTGCTGACGGCGGAAAACGGCGGCCCGGTCGACAGCCCGGCGCTGCGGTCGGCGATCACGGATCTCGACCGGCGGATCGGGGAGACCTCCGGCGTGCTGAACAAACCCGTCGCGGTGGCGAACGTCGACGACGCCGTGGTCGTCCGCGTCCCGCTGTCGGGCGCGGGCCGCGACGCGGAAGCCGATGCCGCACTGGCGAAGCTGCGCACCGAGGTACTTCCCGAGACGATCGGCGAGGTGGGCGGCGTCGAGTTCGCGGTTTCGGGCCGCACGGCGAGCGCCCGCGACTTCGCCGACCGGGTCGTCGAGCGGATGCCGCTGGTGTTCGGGTTCGTCCTGCTGGCGGCGTTCGTGTTGCTGCTGCTGGCTTTCCGGTCCGTGGCGGTGGCGCTGGGGTCGATCCTGCTGAACCTGCTGTCGATCGGCGCGGCCTACGGCGTGCTCACCTGGATCTTCCAGGACGGCCATTTCGCTTCCCTGCTGGGATTCACCCCGTACGGCGGAGTCGTCGGCTGGCTGCCGATGTTCATGTTCGTCCTGCTGTTCGGGCTGAGCATGGACTATCACATCTTCATCCTCAGCCGCATCCGTGAACGCCGGGCCGAAGGCGCCGTCACCGCGATCGTCCAAGGCACCGGCACCAGCGCGGGAGTGATCAGTGGCGCGGCGGTGATCATGGTCGGGGTGTTCAGCGTCTTCATCACCCTGAGCGCGATCGAATACAAGATGCTGGGCGTCGGGATGGCGGTCGCCGTGCTGATCGACGCCACCCTGGTCCGTGGCGTACTGCTGCCCGCCTTCCTGGCCTCGCTGGGAGAACGGGCCTGGCGGCGTGACCGTAAATCCGTGGCCCCCGAACGCGACCCGGAACTATCGTCGCCGCATGCCTGA
- a CDS encoding UTP--glucose-1-phosphate uridylyltransferase has product MSSDAHLSDQFAETLAKMRSAGAHAMELAALRRRLEQMSEPGAGQLPGNELEPLEDISRLVDLPEPDAEEARRVLDRTAVLKLNGGLGTSMGLTGPKSLLEIKPGKTFLDVIAMQVLSTREKYDARLPLILMNSAGTREPSLELLKKYPDLADDVIPADFLQGREPKITADGRPVAWPANPELEWCPPGHGDIYIALAVSGMLETLLAEGIRWCFVSNADNLGALPDARIAAWLASENVPFAMETVLGTAADRKGGHLARRGGRIVLRESAQVPDGDDSFGDVGKWRFYNTNNIWVDLERLKALQDADPAAPQLPLIVNRKTVDPADSASTPVIQLETAMGAAIGSVEGARAIEIPRSRFAPVKTTDDLLVVRSDAYVLDEGGEMIPEFTTPPVVSLSKEFYKLLPDFDARIPSAPSLKECTSLAVDGDVTFGKNVVVRGDVKITGPKTVPDGEIL; this is encoded by the coding sequence ATGAGCTCTGACGCGCACCTGTCCGATCAGTTCGCCGAAACGCTGGCGAAAATGCGTTCCGCGGGAGCCCACGCCATGGAGCTGGCGGCCCTGCGACGGCGTCTCGAGCAGATGTCCGAACCCGGCGCCGGCCAATTGCCGGGCAACGAGCTCGAACCGCTCGAGGACATCAGCAGGCTCGTCGACCTGCCCGAGCCGGACGCCGAAGAAGCGCGCCGGGTGCTGGACCGCACCGCCGTGCTGAAGCTCAACGGCGGGCTGGGCACGAGCATGGGGCTCACCGGGCCGAAGTCGCTGCTGGAGATCAAGCCGGGGAAGACGTTCCTCGACGTCATCGCCATGCAGGTGCTTTCGACCCGCGAGAAGTACGACGCACGGCTTCCGCTGATCCTGATGAACTCGGCGGGCACCCGCGAACCTTCGCTGGAGTTGCTGAAGAAGTATCCCGATCTCGCCGACGACGTCATCCCGGCCGACTTCCTGCAGGGCCGCGAACCGAAGATCACCGCCGACGGGCGGCCCGTCGCCTGGCCCGCGAACCCGGAACTCGAATGGTGCCCGCCGGGACACGGCGACATCTACATCGCGCTCGCGGTGAGCGGGATGCTCGAAACATTGCTGGCGGAGGGCATCCGCTGGTGTTTCGTGTCCAACGCAGACAATCTCGGCGCGCTGCCGGACGCGCGGATCGCCGCGTGGCTCGCGAGCGAGAACGTCCCGTTCGCGATGGAGACCGTGCTCGGCACCGCGGCAGACCGCAAGGGCGGGCACCTCGCGCGGCGCGGGGGCAGGATCGTCCTGCGTGAATCCGCCCAGGTCCCCGACGGCGACGACTCGTTCGGCGACGTCGGCAAATGGCGGTTCTACAACACCAACAACATCTGGGTGGACCTCGAGCGGCTGAAGGCCCTGCAGGACGCCGACCCGGCCGCGCCCCAGCTGCCGCTGATCGTGAACCGGAAGACCGTCGACCCGGCCGATTCGGCCAGTACGCCGGTGATCCAGCTCGAGACGGCGATGGGCGCGGCGATCGGCTCGGTCGAGGGCGCGCGGGCCATCGAGATCCCGCGAAGCCGCTTCGCGCCGGTGAAGACCACCGACGACCTGCTCGTCGTCCGGTCCGACGCGTACGTACTCGACGAGGGCGGGGAGATGATCCCGGAGTTCACCACCCCGCCGGTGGTGTCGCTGAGCAAGGAGTTCTACAAGCTCCTGCCGGACTTCGACGCGCGTATCCCTTCCGCGCCTTCGCTGAAGGAGTGCACGAGCCTCGCGGTGGACGGTGACGTCACCTTCGGGAAGAACGTCGTCGTCCGGGGCGATGTGAAGATCACCGGGCCGAAAACCGTTCCGGACGGGGAGATCCTTTAG
- a CDS encoding 5-formyltetrahydrofolate cyclo-ligase codes for MVEPGNEHPSKAEWRSRITAERRSQVEEERLREAAQLTVAAARLPGEIVCAYVPFGTEPGSTALLDQLLDLGKRVLLPIVPEAPGPLEWAVYEDPTSLGPGRLRGLLEPTGRRLGPDTLGTADLVLIPALAVDDEGVRLGRGAGYYDRSLAFAAPGAALIAVVRDAELVRELPAEPHDVRMTGVLTPEQGLAPRPVID; via the coding sequence GTGGTCGAGCCTGGCAATGAACACCCGAGCAAAGCGGAGTGGCGTTCCCGGATAACCGCCGAACGACGTTCGCAGGTGGAGGAAGAGCGGCTGCGGGAGGCCGCGCAGCTCACCGTCGCGGCCGCTCGGCTGCCGGGTGAGATCGTCTGCGCCTACGTCCCGTTCGGTACCGAACCGGGTTCGACGGCACTGCTTGATCAACTTCTCGACCTGGGCAAACGTGTGTTACTGCCGATCGTCCCCGAGGCGCCGGGACCGCTGGAGTGGGCCGTCTACGAAGACCCGACGAGTCTTGGGCCGGGCAGGTTGCGGGGGCTGCTCGAACCGACGGGGCGCCGCCTCGGTCCCGACACGCTGGGGACGGCCGATCTGGTGCTGATCCCCGCGCTCGCCGTCGACGACGAAGGCGTCCGGCTCGGCCGCGGCGCCGGTTACTACGACCGGTCGCTGGCCTTCGCCGCGCCTGGCGCCGCGCTGATCGCCGTCGTCCGTGACGCGGAACTCGTGCGTGAGTTGCCCGCGGAACCGCATGACGTCCGCATGACCGGGGTACTGACCCCGGAGCAAGGCCTAGCGCCTCGACCGGTAATAGACTGA
- the glp gene encoding gephyrin-like molybdotransferase Glp: MTESIAEAAETEDAGQFRSVEEQIALTLDAAVRPRPVRVAISEAQGLLCAEEVVAEHALPGFDQAAVDGYAVRSVDVRTAAQEPVQLPVVGEIAAGSRQPRRLQPGQAVRVDTGAPLPTLADAVVPTAYTDGHQAKVTVHKSVPSAGYVRRTGEDVQIGDVAVRKGDTIGSAQVGLLAAVGRAKVLVYPRPRVSIVSVGDELVDIDRTPSVGQVYDVNSYALSAAARDAGAEVSRVGIVAGDPKRLREIVEGRLLMSEIVVVAGGAGGSAGDEVHAALSDLGHIDLTRVAMHPGSVQGFGRLGPDSVPTFLIPGNPMSALVVFEVLVRPLIRAARGTRNPHRRIVGARLLSPITSTKGRKGFLRGQLLRDEGNGEYLVQPLGTSGAHLLASLAEANCLINIDEDLTEVAAGEQVKVTFLAQRA; the protein is encoded by the coding sequence ATGACGGAGTCCATCGCCGAGGCAGCCGAGACCGAAGACGCGGGACAGTTCCGTTCCGTCGAGGAGCAGATCGCGCTGACCCTGGACGCCGCGGTGCGCCCGCGCCCGGTGCGGGTCGCCATCTCCGAGGCCCAAGGTCTCCTGTGCGCCGAAGAAGTCGTCGCCGAACACGCGTTGCCCGGTTTCGACCAGGCGGCCGTCGACGGCTACGCGGTACGAAGCGTCGATGTCCGCACCGCGGCCCAAGAGCCGGTGCAGTTGCCGGTGGTCGGTGAGATCGCGGCCGGTTCCCGCCAGCCGCGGCGGCTCCAGCCGGGCCAGGCCGTACGGGTCGACACCGGGGCGCCGCTGCCCACGCTCGCCGACGCCGTCGTCCCGACCGCCTACACCGACGGTCACCAGGCCAAGGTCACCGTGCACAAGTCCGTGCCGTCGGCAGGCTACGTCCGCCGGACCGGCGAGGACGTGCAGATCGGCGACGTCGCCGTACGCAAGGGCGACACCATCGGCTCGGCCCAGGTCGGGCTGCTCGCCGCGGTCGGCCGGGCGAAGGTCCTGGTCTACCCGCGGCCGCGGGTTTCGATCGTGTCCGTCGGCGACGAACTGGTCGACATCGACCGGACCCCGTCGGTCGGGCAGGTCTACGACGTCAACTCCTACGCGCTGTCCGCCGCCGCGCGCGACGCGGGCGCCGAAGTCAGTCGCGTCGGCATCGTCGCCGGCGATCCGAAACGACTGCGCGAGATCGTCGAAGGCCGTCTGCTGATGTCGGAGATCGTCGTCGTCGCGGGCGGAGCCGGCGGAAGCGCGGGCGACGAGGTGCACGCGGCGCTGTCCGACCTCGGCCACATCGACCTGACCCGCGTCGCCATGCACCCCGGTTCGGTTCAGGGCTTCGGCAGACTCGGCCCCGATTCGGTGCCGACGTTCCTGATCCCCGGCAATCCGATGAGCGCGCTGGTCGTGTTCGAGGTCCTGGTCCGCCCGCTCATCCGCGCCGCACGCGGCACCCGCAACCCGCACCGCCGGATCGTCGGCGCGCGGCTGCTCTCCCCGATCACCTCGACCAAGGGCCGCAAGGGTTTCCTGCGTGGACAACTTCTGCGTGACGAGGGCAACGGCGAGTACCTGGTGCAGCCGCTCGGCACCTCCGGCGCGCATCTGCTGGCGTCGCTGGCCGAGGCGAACTGCCTGATCAACATCGACGAAGACCTCACCGAGGTCGCCGCGGGCGAGCAGGTCAAGGTGACCTTCCTGGCCCAGCGGGCGTAA
- a CDS encoding GNAT family protein: MGAPISGVAYPIESRHPGWPAKLGPLRVPAGILAVRPVRLRDAGEWSRVRLRDREHLEMWEPTGVGPWPDRNAYWSWPSQWLALRGLARRGQCLPFTITVDGRFAGQITVGNVIRASLRSAWIGYWVSSDIVRGGVATGAVALVTDHAFAFGGLHRLEATVRPENTPSLRVLTKAGYRKEGLFERYLDVAGGWRDHFCYAVTKEETGDGLVSRLIAQGIAERV, encoded by the coding sequence ATGGGCGCACCGATTTCCGGCGTCGCGTATCCGATCGAGAGCAGGCATCCGGGCTGGCCCGCGAAGCTGGGGCCGCTCCGGGTGCCCGCCGGGATCCTCGCCGTCCGGCCGGTTCGGTTACGGGACGCCGGCGAATGGAGCCGCGTCCGGTTGCGGGACCGCGAGCACCTCGAAATGTGGGAACCGACCGGTGTCGGGCCGTGGCCGGATCGCAACGCGTACTGGTCGTGGCCGTCACAATGGCTGGCTCTGCGCGGGTTGGCCCGGCGCGGGCAATGTCTCCCCTTCACCATCACGGTGGATGGGCGCTTCGCCGGGCAGATCACTGTGGGTAACGTCATACGGGCGTCGCTTCGTTCCGCCTGGATCGGCTACTGGGTGTCATCGGACATCGTCCGGGGTGGCGTGGCGACCGGCGCCGTCGCCCTCGTCACCGACCACGCCTTCGCCTTCGGCGGGCTGCACCGGCTCGAGGCGACCGTTCGTCCCGAAAACACGCCCAGCCTGCGAGTTCTCACCAAAGCCGGGTATCGAAAAGAAGGCCTTTTCGAGCGATATCTCGATGTCGCGGGCGGCTGGCGTGACCACTTCTGTTACGCCGTCACCAAGGAGGAGACCGGTGACGGATTGGTGTCGCGGCTCATCGCGCAAGGCATCGCGGAGCGCGTTTGA
- the glpR gene encoding gephyrin-like molybdotransferase receptor GlpR, translated as MPSSVIIVALAAAWLVVLVPMVARKRQQVARTTDSALAARVVRSGSTRHEGPEEFAMAENTEPSVEDDLAELEAELDADLEDEAPEAEPLPQPSRAARPERDRQGAGYRPGRGGFDPEAADMAARAKYAFRQRVVIALLALVVTTAAVAGFLTPTVWWANGVVDAVLIGYLAYLRRQVRIENEIRQRRLARFNNSRAPHHPANTGDETHESRDDVEVTAAERPPAVQRKPSPTSRLRRQAVVVDLDDEDPAFHELDEPGTRPFRQAVGE; from the coding sequence ATGCCCAGTTCGGTGATCATCGTCGCGCTCGCAGCGGCATGGCTCGTCGTTCTCGTGCCCATGGTCGCCCGTAAGCGCCAGCAGGTCGCGCGGACGACGGACTCGGCCTTGGCGGCGCGAGTCGTGCGGAGTGGGAGCACGCGCCACGAGGGACCGGAGGAGTTCGCGATGGCGGAGAACACGGAACCATCGGTAGAAGACGACCTGGCCGAACTGGAGGCGGAGCTCGACGCCGACCTCGAAGACGAGGCACCGGAAGCCGAACCGCTTCCCCAGCCCTCGCGCGCGGCCCGTCCCGAAAGAGACCGCCAAGGCGCCGGCTACCGGCCGGGCCGGGGCGGTTTCGACCCGGAGGCGGCGGACATGGCCGCCCGCGCCAAATACGCGTTCCGGCAACGGGTCGTCATCGCTCTCCTGGCGCTGGTCGTCACCACCGCGGCCGTCGCCGGCTTCCTGACCCCGACGGTCTGGTGGGCCAACGGTGTCGTCGACGCCGTCCTCATCGGCTACCTCGCGTACCTACGCCGCCAGGTCCGTATCGAAAACGAGATCCGGCAGCGCCGCCTCGCCCGCTTCAACAACAGCCGCGCCCCGCACCACCCGGCGAACACCGGCGACGAAACCCACGAGTCCCGCGACGACGTCGAAGTCACCGCCGCCGAACGCCCGCCCGCCGTGCAACGCAAACCGTCCCCGACGTCCCGTCTCCGGCGCCAAGCCGTCGTCGTCGACCTCGACGACGAGGATCCGGCCTTCCACGAGCTCGACGAGCCCGGGACCAGGCCTTTCCGCCAAGCTGTCGGAGAGTGA